The Streptomyces sp. NBC_00576 genome contains the following window.
GGTCGCCCGCCGCACCGGCACCTGCTCGACACTGGGCGCGCGCTTCGACATGGAGGTCGACGCGTTCCTGATCCTGGTGCTCAGCGTGTACGTGTCGATGTCGCTGGGCCCGTGGGTCCTGCTGATCGGCGGCATGCGCTACGCCTTCGTCGCCGCGGCCCGTGTCCTGCCCTGGCTGAACGCCCCGCTCCCCCCGAGCACCGCCCGCAAGACCGTGGCCGCCCTCCAGGGCATCCTGCTGCTGCTCGGCGCCTCCGGATACCTGCCCCTCGCGGCGACGCAGGCCGTGATCGCGCTGGCCCTGGGGACGCTGGTCTGGTCGTTCGGCCGGGACATCCTGTGGCTGTACCGGACGTCCCGCCCGCGTACGGCGCCCGTCGCGTCGATCGCCTCGGTCGAGCAGCAGCTGCGCGCGCTGGTGCCCGAGTCCGTGTCCCGCTGAGACGCGGTCCGCGCAACAAGGCGCGGACCGCGTGTGCCTCAACTCACTTGCGCGTTCAGCGCGACCCGGGGGTCCAGGGGCGGAGCCCCA
Protein-coding sequences here:
- a CDS encoding CDP-alcohol phosphatidyltransferase family protein, with protein sequence MALNNTYEARLVQQETALGAGLQVLLLTLLGSAIGLGPAGWLTGLTFAIATWAVLSRALHRSGSKSFGPANRVTLGRATLVGGVTALVADSFESSPPVTLFVGLTAVALILDGVDGKVARRTGTCSTLGARFDMEVDAFLILVLSVYVSMSLGPWVLLIGGMRYAFVAAARVLPWLNAPLPPSTARKTVAALQGILLLLGASGYLPLAATQAVIALALGTLVWSFGRDILWLYRTSRPRTAPVASIASVEQQLRALVPESVSR